From a region of the Procambarus clarkii isolate CNS0578487 chromosome 2, FALCON_Pclarkii_2.0, whole genome shotgun sequence genome:
- the LOC138366614 gene encoding ice nucleation protein-like — MAGASTFTMAGAFTFTMAGASTFTMAGAFTFTMAGASTFTLAGASTFTMAGASTFTMAGPFTFTMAGASTFTLAGASTFTMVGASTFTLAGTSTFTMAGASTFTLAGASTFTMAGASTFTMAGASTFTMAGASTFTMAGASIFTMAGASTFTMAGASTFTMAGASTFTMAGASTFTMAGASIFTMAGASTFTTAGAFIFTMAGASTFTMAGASTFTMAGAFIFTIAGASTFTMAGASTFTMAGAFIFTMAGASTFTMAGASTFTMAGAFIFTMAGASTFTMAGASTFTMAGASTFTMAGAFIFTMAGASTITLAGASTFTMAGASTFTMAGASTFTMAGAFIFTMAGASTITLAGASTFTMAGAFITF, encoded by the coding sequence ATGGCTGGAGCCTCTACCTTCACCATGGCTGGAGCCTTTACCTTCACCATGGCTGGAGCCTCTACCTTCACCATGGCTGGAGCCTTTACCTTCACCATGGCTGGAGCCTCTACCTTCACCCTGGCTGGAGCCTCTACCTTCACCATGGCTGGAGCCTCTACCTTCACCATGGCTGGACCCTTTACCTTCACCATGGCTGGAGCCTCTACCTTCACCCTGGCTGGAGCCTCTACCTTCACCATGGTTGGAGCCTCTACCTTCACCCTGGCTGGAACCTCTACCTTCACTATGGCTGGAGCCTCTACCTTCACCCTGGCTGGAGCCTCTACCTTCACCATGGCTGGAGCCTCTACCTTCACCATGGCTGGAGCCTCTACCTTCACTATGGCTGGAGCCTCTACCTTCACCATGGCTGGAGCCTCTATCTTCACCATGGCTGGAGCCTCTACCTTCACCATGGCTGGAGCCTCTACCTTCACCATGGCTGGAGCCTCTACCTTCACTATGGCTGGAGCCTCTACCTTCACCATGGCTGGAGCCTCTATCTTCACCATGGCTGGAGCCTCAACCTTCACTACGGCTGGAGCCTTCATCTTCACCATGGCTGGAGCCTCGACCTTCACCATGGCTGGAGCCTCGACCTTCACCATGGCTGGAGCCTTCATCTTCACCATAGCTGGAGCCTCTACCTTCACCATGGCTGGAGCCTCGACCTTCACCATGGCTGGAGCCTTCATCTTCACCATGGCTGGAGCCTCGACCTTCACCATGGCTGGAGCCTCGACCTTCACCATGGCTGGAGCCTTCATCTTCACCATGGCTGGAGCCTCGACCTTCACCATGGCTGGAGCCTCGACCTTCACCATGGCTGGAGCCTCGACCTTCACCATGGCTGGAGCCTTCATCTTCACCATGGCTGGAGCCTCTACCATCACCCTGGCTGGAGCCTCTACCTTCACCATGGCTGGAGCCTCGACCTTCACCATGGCTGGAGCCTCGACCTTCACCATGGCTGGAGCCTTCATCTTCACCATGGCTGGAGCCTCTACCATCACCCTGGCTGGAGCCTCTACCTTCACCATGGCTGGAGCCTTCATAACATTTTAA